The stretch of DNA tacaagaaaaacaatagttcattaaaaaaataagctacaagctaaacaaagagtttagctCTAATGGAGTCACTCTGGGTGTTAAGGCTAGGCTTCAGTTCCTGGATGAATAGCATCTCGTAAACGAGGCAGTCGAATTTCCCGTGGCACTTTTTGAGAACACGAAATTGGCCCTCATTAAGAAGGTTTTTGTCACCGTgcgcttctaaaaggtgtttaccgataGACGAATACATATGTTCGGCAATGCGctgatgaaggtgtcgggccgtgtaaccgacataatctgcatcacacagatcacatgcaaaaataataaacaacgcattgccgaTTTACAATACTCGGCTTAATTTCTTTAGGCTTAAGATCTTGTTccaattttttgctcacaaaaatAGGCTGCAAAGTGACGCAAATCTTTCTGCTGATATCACGTAATTGCCTACGGACTGCATTAGCGGCTATTTGAtctttgaaatgttttaaaaaatcgcttctttttaatgttaattatgagttttgttaattatgagttCTTGTTAATTATGGgttctaaacgtcaaattgacggagcaagagtctttcattttgcAAAACCagggccacataacaactgagaattaTTTtacagctgtgtaaatgacattttgatatagactgatataaatttgaaaaaaaaggtgggccgacatttttcaaatttacccaaattcaatccatttcaatcctctccagttttgtccatccatgcaTGTCCCTTCGTTGCTTCCCTCTGTTTTGTTGGAGtgcttctatagttttgaacagttattttgatattttagttaatgcTATGACCATTCCATGGccatcagtgctgaaattgcctaaaattgcgtgacctatcCCTATTaattaagataattttaaaacagcattttagcaggtgttcgaCAGTTCAATAACGTGAGTCTTCAGCTTAAAAATAAAGGATTTCTAaattatattccatgtattccaattccggaacacgatcaatcgaacgcacccttagcgAGCGATTTTAATTACTGATTTATGTGTCATGTTCCATGAACAGATATATTCCACACTGAAAAATGGAAGGTGCTGACATCGGAAATGTCGTGTTTACAGTGTTATACGGCATAACGATTCTTTCATCTGCGGTGGGCAACACCGTTCTCATCTCCATCGTATGGAAAAGACCAGAAGTACGATCACTTAACAGCTTTATGTTTGTGAACATGGCCGTGGCGGACTTACTGGTGACGTTGTTCATGATGCCTTGGTCCATTGCTCAGTTCTATAGCGAAGGTGGGTGGCTGATCACTGGAATGCTTGGAGAAATCACATGCAGGGGAGTTCCCTACATAGGTTTTATCAATCTTGCGGCATCCATTCTTTGTCTGATCATCATGGCAATTGATCGTTACTACGCCGTTCTCCAACCTTGGAATCGCCACACCCTTTGGTTCAGAAAGGCAAAAGTCATCACCCCCCTGATCTGGTTCATGGCAATGGTTTTGGTGTCCATCACATGTATGTTCTTTGATCTGGTTGATGACAAATGGTGCCTATATAACTTTGCAGTTTTTGGACAGGATCTTCGAGAAACCTTGCGTcgattttatttcttgtatCTCTTCACCATCATTTACTTTATTCCGCTGGTCATCATTTCCGTCCTGTATAAAATAGTGGCTTACAAAGTTTGGTTTCACCAAACGCCTGGTTTTCATACTACTGAAAGTCAACAACACCAGGAATTAATCAAGAGAAGAGTCGTTCGAATGCTTATTGTGATTGTTGTTACATTCGCTGCCTGTTGGCTCCCTTCGCAGGTTTAAAACCTACCCGTCGCATTCGGGATTCAACCATCTAcgaatattatgtatttagtctACTGGTGTGCCCACGCAAACAGCGCTATCAACCCGTGGCTCTACCTTGGACTGAGTAGCAACATGAACCTAGCCTTGAAAAATATGGTGAGTAAAATCCGCAGAACAAAACCAGAAATCCAGGGCCAAAGAACCACACGGAACACAAGAAATACCGCGATCAAGAATCAGAAGGAGAAAACGGATCAGTTGTAATGTTAGATCACTGGATATCCCGTGACTGATCGAACAAACACGTTGCGTATTCTACAGTAGATGATATAACGGAATATATAGAAATATATATCATGGTAtttcttaaccctttaagcctcAAGGGGtgccccattgacgagtaacatcgtctggagttagacagagtaaaatctataagtggcactattagGGCTTGACGTTACTGAGCAGGTAACgggactgtaatatgtcacgcattacttcgagcgtTGGTGAAGTTGAGGTCTTAAaacacagcgttggatcagagaagatcgtgatctgtcaaaattgattaaaatttatttatgaaagtcaagtagactactgcacgactgatattcgcgtttTCCTATCAATCGTGCACTAGTCCACTTGCTTTGTCAAGCaatagtgaaaataaaatggcgacaaaaacgcctgggaaaaaattccaggccggcataagaatggcacatttatctCCGAATCATCATAAAACGTTAAAGAGTAGTAAGCGAGAgggtggaaaagctctggaaaaggtagctgatcgatcgagaagtggctgaaagtttggaaaactcgaggacgaaccgttgcgtaaatttaatggggatgtttttttcaaatgttcttattaccctacgaacttgagttcaaaatgaatgcatgcttttgaagttctttgcctttactttcgtgaaaatagagcagaattgtattctcgtccgcttgaatagtgcggacctgcggaGAAACAGTCAGCGATCTCAcaaaaaaccacactccagaacatgagcatgacggcaatggagagatattaaaatataaaactttCATCCCTGCAAcgatcgatcctgtcttgggttccagtccttccccgacaggtcaacAAACGAAATTTTCTAAGATCTTTGCAACATgaccctttttttttataacatgaaacacttactttacttactatccacaaaatatgataaagtgaaaaaattctcaccttaagaagttattaagaagaaattccggaagtggttgcaacgggtagagcttacgaaaacgctcgcgagggtgaactctactgtttatgacatccctagcggcatgcaattttctaaaaatcccactcttaaaaacctatgcacggaaagcttcactctaacagtttatttttatgaatttcgatggatgagcagataaggctacatctcgctataATGACCGATTTAtggaaattaaggcatttttccactgccattttctccgaaacaaagtcggtgacccccaattttttttttttttttttttcatttctggagtaagtactttatgaccgaactctaggcgagaaatgaaaaaaaaaatcaccgtaggaagattttggcgcgaacgtccttaaagggttaagagtaaaagataaaagaaaatgCTCTTTGAACAATGGCGCCGCAATCAAAACCTTTTACCTCTTACGAATTACCTGTATATTCTCCCTGAGTGATTTATAACAATGGTATTGATGTCAATTTTATCATGAAACTAAACAAAAAGGCCTTTTGGTTTGGTATTATTTAAACTTAAGGTGGAAAGCTACAATCTGTGGAGAGTTAAATTGCTTTTAAGTTGGAAAATTATAGGTAGAGGATCGTTTGTATCATTTTGAAAACAGAGCAACACGTTAACGTTTAAGAATAAGGGAAAAATGAATGTGATAATTATGAGATCAGCAAATTAAAGGGGGCATTATGTATCATTTGGAGGGGAAAAGGCTTATATGCTTTCTTGAAACCCTCTCTGTTTAGTTTATGTTTCTAAGAGACTGATCAATGCTGACTGGGAAGCTTTCTTGTTCAAATTACATGTTAaagttattataataatttgagtctacaaatagcgacagcgaactactagcagaaccattgaataaaaaacatattgccgtgagtgggaatagaacccgcgtccccctggttactagtcgggtgtgctaaccactgcaccatcacgacaaccctgctggaaacagagcaaccgatgaggtgattggttagccgcggggttccccggcgtttaa from Montipora capricornis isolate CH-2021 chromosome 9, ASM3666992v2, whole genome shotgun sequence encodes:
- the LOC138015970 gene encoding QRFP-like peptide receptor, coding for MEGADIGNVVFTVLYGITILSSAVGNTVLISIVWKRPEVRSLNSFMFVNMAVADLLVTLFMMPWSIAQFYSEGGWLITGMLGEITCRGVPYIGFINLAASILCLIIMAIDRYYAVLQPWNRHTLWFRKAKVITPLIWFMAMVLVSITCMFFDLVDDKWCLYNFAVFGQDLRETLRRFYFLYLFTIIYFIPLVIISVLYKIVAYKVWFHQTPGFHTTESQQHQELIKRRVVRMLIVIVVTFAACWLPSQV